Genomic segment of Erwinia sp. SLM-02:
CGTTGCGCCACCGAGTACCGGTTCAGGGATATGCTGCACGAAACCACTCACGGCGGGGAACAGGCCCAGCACAATCAGCATCAGCGCCACAACAAAACCCACGTAGCGGCTGGCAACGCCGGTCAGCTGGATCACGCCGTTATTCTGCCCAAAGCAGGAGTTTGGAAAAGTATTAAACAGTGCGGATACGCAGGAGTTAAGGCCGTTGGCCAGTACGCCGCCCTTCAGCCGCTTCATATACAGCGGGCCACTGACGGGCTGCTCCGAAACGTCTGAGGTGGCGGTAATGTCGCCAATGGTTTCCAGAGAGGTCACCATAAATACCAGCATCAGCGGAATCAGCAGATTCCAGTCGATACCCAGTCCGTAATAGAACGGCATCGGGATCGCCACCAGTGAGGTATTCGTTGGCGTTGTATCGGCCGGCAGCATGCCCAGCGCCCACGCCAGCAGATAGCCAACGGCCATGGCGATGACCAGCGAGGCAACGCGCAGATAAGGATTACGCTGGCGATTCAGCAGAATAATGACCGCCAGAACGGCGCCGGCCAGCAGCAGATTTTTGGGTGCGCCGAAGGTATGGTCGTTCATTGCTGCATAACCGCCGCCGATGGAGGTCAGACCGACCTGAATCAGCGACAGGCCAATAATCATCACCACAATACCGGAAACCAGCGGAGTAATAACCCGACGAGCCAGATGCAGAACGCGGGACAGGGCCATTTCCGTGCAGGAGGCGAGCATCAGCGTACCGAACAGGGCGGCCATCATGGTCGGGACATCAGCCCCGCCGTTTTTCAGCGCCAGCCCGCCCATAATCAGCGGCGAGACAAAGTTAAAGCTGGTCCCCTGAATAGACAGCAGTCCGGACCCTACCGGTCCCCAGGTTTTGATCTGCAGAATGGATGCCACGCCTGACGCAAACAGGGACATGCTGATGATGTGCTGCGTATCCTGTGCGGGTAAGCCGAGCGCCTGACAAATCAGCATGGCTGGCGTGATAACCGCAACGAACATAGCCAGCAGGTGCTGACATGCGGCAAACAGCGTCTGAGGGAGCGGTGGGCGGTCTTCAAGACGGTAAATTAACTCACTTTTGCTCACCGAAGCAGGTTGGCGAGCAGCGGCATCATGGGCATCAACGGACATGTTCAGGGTTCCAGGGGTAATAAAGTGGCGATTTTAATCTTCTGTCGTTGAAAAGCAAACGTTTGCTGATGACAGAATTCGATGAGGGTGCCGGTGGGTCAAAGCCGGTATTTCACGCGTTGGTATAGCGTTCGGTTTCAGGAAGCCAGCGTTCAATCAAGGCCTGCGCCTGCTGGGGATAGTGCTGGTGAATATGGCGAGCGACACGCTGAACTTCCGGGATCATCGCGCCATCGCGCAGCAGGTCGGCGACCTTGAATTCGGCACTGCCAGTCTGACGTGTGCCCAGCAGTTCACCCGGGCCGCGGATTTCGAGATCGCACTGGGCAATAACAAAGCCGTCATTGCTGTCGCGCAGAACCTGCAGGCGTTTTTGTGCCGTTTTGCTGAGCGGGGCTTTATACAGCAAGACGCAGTGAGAGGCGACCGCGCCGCGCCCGACGCGCCCGCGCAGCTGGTGCAGCTGAGCCAGACCCAGACGTTCCGGGTTTTCAACAATCATCAGGCTGGCGTTGGGGACATCAACGCCAACCTCAATCACAGTCGTGGCGATCAGCAACTGAATTTCACCGGCCTTAAATGCCTGCATCACGGCCTGTTTCTCTGCCGGTTTCATCCGTCCATGCACCAGGCCAACCTGCAATTCCGGCAGCGCCAGCTTCAGCTCTTCCCAGGTCGCTTCCGCCGCCTGCGCTTCCAGCAGCTCAGACTCCTCAATCAGGGTACATACCCAGTACGCCTGCCGGCCTTCGGTACTGCAGGCGCTTTTAACACGAGCGATAATATCTGCCCGGCGCGTATCCGGGATGGCTACGGTGGTCACGGGGGTTCTGCCCGGCGGCAGTTCATCAATGGTTGAGGTGTCGAGATCGGCATAAGCGGTCATCGCCAGGGTGCGAGGAATGGGCGTGGCGGTCATAATCAGCTGATGCGGATGGAATCCCTGCTCTTCGCCTTTTTCCCACAGCGCCAGGCGCTGGTGGACGCCAAAGCGATGCTGTTCATCAATGATGACCAGCGCCAGGCCGTTAAACTGTACCTGCTCCTGAAATATCGCGTGCGTCCCGACAATCATCGACACCTGCCCGCTGGCAATCGCTTCCTGCTGGGCAAGACGAGCCTTACCTTTCTGTTTGCCAGCCAGCCAGCCAACCTCAATGCCCAGCGGAGCAAACCACTGGCGGAAGTTATTTGCATGCTGTTCAGCCAGCAGTTCAGTTGGCGCCATCAGCGCAACCTGTTTACCCCAGGCAATCACATTCAGTGCCGCCAGGGCCGCCACCAGCGTTTTACCGGAGCCAACATCACCCTGTACCAGGCGCATCATCGGATAATCTTTTGCGAGGTCCGCCTCTATCTCACGGCCAACGCGCTGTTGAGCGCCCGTAGGGCGAAACGGAAGCGCAGCCAGTAATTTATCGCTCAGCGCGTGGCGAGGCGCCATGGCAAGCGCGTGATAGCGCTGGGCTCCGGCGCGAACCGCCAGCATGCTGAGGTTGTGGGCCAGCAGCTCTTCCATTATCAACCGGCGCTGGGCAGGGTGCGTGCCGCTGTCGAGATCGGTCAGGGCGATGTCCGGCGGTGGACGGTGCAGCGTGCGTAGCGCTTCCGGTAGCCCAATCAGCCCCTGGCTCAGTTCCGGCGGCAGCAGTTCAGCGATGGCGCAGGTATCCAGCAGAGCCAGCGCCTGGTCGGTCAGGTTGCGCAGCGTAGCCTGACGAATACCCTCGGTGGTGGAGTAAACCGGCGTCAGCGTTTCCTGCAGCCCGGTGACACCCTGTTCTCCCTGAATCTTATATTCAGGATGAATGATTTCTGCCCCGCGCTGACCACGTTTGATTTCGCCATAGGCCGTCACGCGTCGCCCGACGGCAAGGCTGTTTTTCATCCCGGCATTAAAGTTGAAGAAGCGCAGCGTCAGCACGCCGGTGCCATCGCTAATCTGGCAGGTCAGCATGCGGCGGCGACCAAAGCTGATGTCGCAGTGCAGCACGTCACCTTCAACGGTGGCAAAGATGCCCGGTAGCAGATCGTTAATCGTATAGAGTTGGGTACGGTCTTCATAACGCATCGGGAGATGCAGCAGCAGATCCTGAACGGTAAGCAGGCCGATTTTAGCCAGCTTTGCTGCCTGACTGGCGCCCACGCCGGTGAGCGTGTTCAGCGGAATGGCATCCAGCAGGCGGCCCTGCATTATTTCATCGCCTTTGACTGCATGGTTGCCCACCACTCCGGGTCCGCTTCCACTTCGCCACGGTTGTTGATAATGGGGTAGGGCAAACCTTTCTGCTTCGCGACCCGCGCCAGGACCGGATAGCCGCCTTCAAACAGCAGACGCTGCTGCTCGGCGTAAGGCAGGGTGCTTTCATGGCGCCGGTACATGCCTGCATTCTGGCGCTGACGCTGAGCCTCGTACAGGATCAGTGCCGATGCCACGGAGACGTTCAGCGACTGCACCATACCAATCATTGGAATGATGATATCCTGGTCGGCAAGCTCCAGTGCTTCCTGGGTGATACCGGTTTTTTCCTGACCCATCAAAATACAGGTGGGGCGGGTATAATCGATTTCACGAAAATCGACGGCTTTATCCGACAGGTTGGTGGCCAGAATTTGCATATCCTGGCTTTTGAGATGCTGCACGGCTTCAGAAATGGTTCGGTGAGTTTTTACCTGTACCCAGCTGTTGCTACCGGCAGCAGATGACACCATGGTGCGCATACGGCTCCCGGGCCAGACGGCATGCACTTCATGCACGCCGACGGCATCGGCAGTTCGGATCACCGCAGAAACGTTATGGGGTTTATGAACCTGCTCCATACAGACCGTCAGATCGTGCTGGCGCGCGGCAAGCATCTCACGGATACGGGCATAACGTTGTGCATTCATGCGAAGAATAACTCCCTGAAAATGGTAATTCCGTCGCGGTACGATAAATCGACGATCGGGTGAAAGGCGACTAAAGCGGAGCCGTACTCCGCTTTAGTCCTTAGTTGCGGTTACGATGCACCTTGATGACATCCGGCATTACGCGGATTTTACGCATAATGTTAGCCAGATGAACGCGATCGCGTGCCGTCAGGCGGATAAAGGCGCTGTATACGCGGCCATCTTTCTCTTCGGTATTCAGGCTCTGAATATTAGAACCCGCGGTATTAATTGCCGCAGTCAGATTGGCCAGCGCACCCTGGTGGTTAAACATATCCACTTTGATTTCCGCAACAAACTCCTGCTCGGTGTCCTTGTCCCATTCGACGGCCATAAATTTCTCAGGCTCTTTCTGGTAGCCGCGGATATTGCGGCAGGATTCGTGGTGGACCACCAGACCTTTGCCCGGGCTTACGTGGGCTACAATCGGGTCACCGGGAATCGGACGACAGCATTTAGCGAAGGTAATCAGTACCCCGTCAGCACCTTTGATCGGCAGCTTGCTGCGAGAAGAGGATGACGTTGGCGTTTCAACCGGAGCGGCGTCGCTGTGCTGTAGATTTTTCGCCACGACCACGCTCATTGCGTTACCGAGGCCAATTTCCGCCAGCAGATCGTCAAGCGTCGCAAGCTTCATCCGTTCCAGCTCGTGCTGGACATTGGCTTCCGGTATTTCTGCCAGCTTGCGGCTGCCGCCGAGAGCATGGTTAAGCAGGCGTCGGCCAAGGCTGACGGAATCATCACGCTTCAGGTTTTTCAGCAGCTGGCGAATTTTGGCACGCGCTTTCGAGCTGACGACAAAGTTCAGCCATGCCGCATTCGGACGCGCGCCCGGCGCGGTAATAATTTCGACCGTTTGTCCGCTGGTCAGCGATTGAGACAGTGGGTAAGGCTGGCGATCGACGCGGGCCCCAACGCAGGCATGGCCGATATCCGTGTGCACCGCATAGGCGAAATCGACCGGCGTTGCGCCGGCGGGAAGCTCAACGATGCGGCCTTCCGGGGTGAAGACGTAAATCTCGTCCGGGAACAGGTCGGATTTAACGCTTTCAATAAATTCAAATGAACTACCGGCACTTTGCTGCAGTTCCAGCAGGCTTTGCAGCCAGCGCTGGGCGCGAATTTGTGCGGTGGTGCTGCTTTCGCCCTGTTCTTTATAAGCCCAGTGCGCCGCCACCCCCATTTCTGCCATCTGATCCATATCTTCGGTACGGATCTGCACTTCCACCGGCACGCCGTGCGGGCCGATCATCGAGGTATGCAGCGACTGATAGCCGTTAGCTTTGGGAATAGCGATGTAGTCTTTTACCCGCCCCGGACGTGGCTTATACAGGCTGTGCATCTGGCCCAGAACGCGGTAACAGGTATCCATATCGTGCACAATTACCCGAAAAGCGTAGATATCCATAATGGAATGGAAGCGCTGTTCTTTCAGGTGCATTTTGCAATAGATGGAGTAGAGGTGTTTCTCGCGACCGCTTACACGGCAGGGTATACCGGCCTCCTGCAGGCGACCGTCAATTTCAGAGAGGATCTTCTGAATCATCTCTTTACGGTTGCCGCGCGCGGCCTTCACCACTTCTTTGATCACCCGATAGCGATTAGGATACAGGGCTTCAAAGCCCAGCTCTTCCAGCTCGGTTTTCAAATGATGAATACCCAGACGGTGCGCCAGAGGACTGTAAATTTCCAGCGTTTCCAGCGCAATGCGCCGCCGCTTATCCGGACGTAAAGAACCCAGCGTGCGCATGTTATGCGTACGGTCGGCCAGCTTGATCAGAATGACGCGAATATCCTGTAC
This window contains:
- the trmH gene encoding tRNA (guanosine(18)-2'-O)-methyltransferase TrmH — translated: MNAQRYARIREMLAARQHDLTVCMEQVHKPHNVSAVIRTADAVGVHEVHAVWPGSRMRTMVSSAAGSNSWVQVKTHRTISEAVQHLKSQDMQILATNLSDKAVDFREIDYTRPTCILMGQEKTGITQEALELADQDIIIPMIGMVQSLNVSVASALILYEAQRQRQNAGMYRRHESTLPYAEQQRLLFEGGYPVLARVAKQKGLPYPIINNRGEVEADPEWWATMQSKAMK
- the spoT gene encoding bifunctional GTP diphosphokinase/guanosine-3',5'-bis pyrophosphate 3'-pyrophosphohydrolase, producing the protein MYLFESLNQLIEKYLPEEQIKRLKQAYLVARDAHEGQTRSSGEPYITHPVAVACILAEMKLDHETLMAALLHDVIEDTPATYQDMEQLFGKSVAELVEGVSKLDKLKFRDKKEAQAENFRKMIMAMVQDIRVILIKLADRTHNMRTLGSLRPDKRRRIALETLEIYSPLAHRLGIHHLKTELEELGFEALYPNRYRVIKEVVKAARGNRKEMIQKILSEIDGRLQEAGIPCRVSGREKHLYSIYCKMHLKEQRFHSIMDIYAFRVIVHDMDTCYRVLGQMHSLYKPRPGRVKDYIAIPKANGYQSLHTSMIGPHGVPVEVQIRTEDMDQMAEMGVAAHWAYKEQGESSTTAQIRAQRWLQSLLELQQSAGSSFEFIESVKSDLFPDEIYVFTPEGRIVELPAGATPVDFAYAVHTDIGHACVGARVDRQPYPLSQSLTSGQTVEIITAPGARPNAAWLNFVVSSKARAKIRQLLKNLKRDDSVSLGRRLLNHALGGSRKLAEIPEANVQHELERMKLATLDDLLAEIGLGNAMSVVVAKNLQHSDAAPVETPTSSSSRSKLPIKGADGVLITFAKCCRPIPGDPIVAHVSPGKGLVVHHESCRNIRGYQKEPEKFMAVEWDKDTEQEFVAEIKVDMFNHQGALANLTAAINTAGSNIQSLNTEEKDGRVYSAFIRLTARDRVHLANIMRKIRVMPDVIKVHRNRN
- a CDS encoding nucleobase:cation symporter-2 family protein is translated as MSVDAHDAAARQPASVSKSELIYRLEDRPPLPQTLFAACQHLLAMFVAVITPAMLICQALGLPAQDTQHIISMSLFASGVASILQIKTWGPVGSGLLSIQGTSFNFVSPLIMGGLALKNGGADVPTMMAALFGTLMLASCTEMALSRVLHLARRVITPLVSGIVVMIIGLSLIQVGLTSIGGGYAAMNDHTFGAPKNLLLAGAVLAVIILLNRQRNPYLRVASLVIAMAVGYLLAWALGMLPADTTPTNTSLVAIPMPFYYGLGIDWNLLIPLMLVFMVTSLETIGDITATSDVSEQPVSGPLYMKRLKGGVLANGLNSCVSALFNTFPNSCFGQNNGVIQLTGVASRYVGFVVALMLIVLGLFPAVSGFVQHIPEPVLGGATIVMFGTIAASGVRIVSREPLNRRAIMIIALSLAVGLGVSQQPLILQFAPDWLKTLLSSGIAAGGITAIVLNLVFPQEK
- the recG gene encoding ATP-dependent DNA helicase RecG, translating into MQGRLLDAIPLNTLTGVGASQAAKLAKIGLLTVQDLLLHLPMRYEDRTQLYTINDLLPGIFATVEGDVLHCDISFGRRRMLTCQISDGTGVLTLRFFNFNAGMKNSLAVGRRVTAYGEIKRGQRGAEIIHPEYKIQGEQGVTGLQETLTPVYSTTEGIRQATLRNLTDQALALLDTCAIAELLPPELSQGLIGLPEALRTLHRPPPDIALTDLDSGTHPAQRRLIMEELLAHNLSMLAVRAGAQRYHALAMAPRHALSDKLLAALPFRPTGAQQRVGREIEADLAKDYPMMRLVQGDVGSGKTLVAALAALNVIAWGKQVALMAPTELLAEQHANNFRQWFAPLGIEVGWLAGKQKGKARLAQQEAIASGQVSMIVGTHAIFQEQVQFNGLALVIIDEQHRFGVHQRLALWEKGEEQGFHPHQLIMTATPIPRTLAMTAYADLDTSTIDELPPGRTPVTTVAIPDTRRADIIARVKSACSTEGRQAYWVCTLIEESELLEAQAAEATWEELKLALPELQVGLVHGRMKPAEKQAVMQAFKAGEIQLLIATTVIEVGVDVPNASLMIVENPERLGLAQLHQLRGRVGRGAVASHCVLLYKAPLSKTAQKRLQVLRDSNDGFVIAQCDLEIRGPGELLGTRQTGSAEFKVADLLRDGAMIPEVQRVARHIHQHYPQQAQALIERWLPETERYTNA